A single genomic interval of Hevea brasiliensis isolate MT/VB/25A 57/8 chromosome 4, ASM3005281v1, whole genome shotgun sequence harbors:
- the LOC110657295 gene encoding UDP-glycosyltransferase 73B4-like, whose product MEKEMASPFKNHVVIFPFMAQGHILPLLDLSKALSRQHIKVSIITTPGNAKSILNYISSYPHVYLIEIPFPTIDGLPKGCENTSQLPSMEFHLPFVNVTKQLRKPFQNILETMLESQTPPLCVISDFFLGWTLAVCRELGVPRLVFHGMGVLSMAIIKSVWVHQPHLKAKSVFDPLNLPGMKLPFTLTSADLPETINIQNHDDPFSQLIEEVGEADANSWGVVVNSFEELERSHIPCFESFYNGAKAWCVGPLYLHEKMEDLDKSNSSMLMQWLVEQTPDSVIYVSFGTQADISDTQLNEVAFGLKDSGFPFVWVVRSKAWTLPVGMEEKIKGKGLIIKEWVDQPKILSQRAIGGFLSHCGWNSVLESVSTGVPILAWPMIAEQSLNAKLIVDGLGAGVSVKREKKCGSSELVIVSREAICEGVRELMGGEKGRNARERAQALGRVARGAVQEGGSSDATLSKMIDQLRACQVAFKAPF is encoded by the coding sequence ATGGAGAAGGAAATGGCCTCACCATTCAAAAACCATGTAGTTATCTTTCCTTTCATGGCTCAAGGCCATATTCTCCCCTTGCTGGACCTCTCAAAAGCTCTTTCTCGCCAACACATCAAAGTAAGCATCATTACTACTCCAGGAAATGCTAAGTCGATCTTAAACTACATTTCTTCTTACCCTCATGTATATCTTATTGAAATCCCATTTCCCACCATTGATGGCCTCCCTAAAGGTTGTGAGAACACCTCTCAACTTCCCTCCATGGAATTCCACCTTCCTTTTGTCAACGTCACCAAACAACTTCGAAAGCCCTTCCAAAATATCCTTGAAACCATGCTGGAATCCCAGACCCCTCCTCTATGTGTTATTTCAGATTTCTTTCTAGGATGGACGCTTGCTGTTTGCCGAGAACTTGGTGTCCCAAGGCTGGTCTTTCACGGCATGGGTGTTTTATCTATGGCCATTATCAAATCTGTCTGGGTACATCAACCACACTTAAAAGCCAAGTCAGTTTTTGATCCTTTAAATTTGCCTGGTATGAAGCTTCCGTTCACTTTGACAAGTGCAGATTTGCCTGAGACAATTAACATACAAAATCATGATGATCCATTTTCTCAACTCATTGAAGAGGTGGGTGAAGCCGACGCTAATAGCTGGGGTGTTGTTGTTAATAGTTTTGAAGAGCTAGAAAGAAGTCACATCCCATGTTTCGAATCTTTCTATAATGGAGCTAAAGCTTGGTGCGTCGGACCTCTGTATTTGCATGAAAAAATGGAAGATCTTGACAAAAGCAATTCCTCAATGTTGATGCAGTGGCTAGTTGAGCAAACTCCAGATTCTGTGATATATGTCTCCTTTGGTACACAAGCTGATATATCAGATACTCAACTAAATGAGGTGGCCTTTGGGTTAAAGGATTCAGGGTTTCCTTTTGTTTGGGTGGTCCGTTCAAAGGCATGGACTTTGCCTGTGGGCATGGAGGAGAAGATAAAAGGCAAAGGTTTGATCATTAAAGAATGGGTTGATCAACCAAAGATATTATCTCAGCGTGCAATAGGAGGGTTCTTGAGTCATTGTGGTTGGAATTCAGTGCTAGAAAGTGTCTCAACTGGAGTGCCAATTTTAGCTTGGCCTATGATCGCTGAACAATCTTTGAATGCGAAGCTCATAGTAGATGGACTAGGAGCGGGGGTTAGTgtgaaaagggagaagaagtgtGGTTCTTCTGAGCTGGTTATTGTTTCGCGGGAAGCGATATGTGAGGGAGTGAGGGAGTTGATGGGAGGAGAAAAGGGAAGGAATGCAAGGGAGAGAGCACAAGCCCTTGGACGAGTGGCTAGGGGAGCAGTGCAGGAAGGTGGCTCCTCCGACGCTACTCTAAGCAAGATGATAGACCAACTGCGTGCATGCCAAGTGGCATTTAAGGCCCCATTCTGA